The following are encoded together in the Malaya genurostris strain Urasoe2022 chromosome 3, Malgen_1.1, whole genome shotgun sequence genome:
- the LOC131436988 gene encoding GPI mannosyltransferase 4 yields MHSKSIKPKDSSLVSYYILCFLRVVLVFVPQVGYIHPDEFFQSLEVMAGDEYGLEVTRTWEFNRTFPIRSITIPYFGMKLPFSALRFVSMYSRYYFDVNLRGSYVTLVFPRLLMVLLSFVNDWSLRKICAAYGLQNQFRLLTLASSYVVLVYSTRTFTNSIEMAICSVLLYIVSDCMIHSNTVIYQREFLEEQYLKARNNIEKVKLFKLRMSLPSHSLNKCFLVATLCVAGVFNRPTFFLFGTPLVFHWLLRGMGTTMVSFTDFNIRMIALVLSAIPTLIFFIVVDSLYYGYLTPAELEHLDVGINNFVVTPLNFIRYNINPENTNQHGVHPYYLHLLVNIPILFGILGVIAVLSFAKMIYRFASNELANLPRAQSFVGLILSTIFFPILMLSTINHQEPRFLLPITLPLILLHAQKLQTGFCSSYPFKKRSWLKDLLYDYVLCSRASSRYLLQVWYLTNLALTLFYGFIHQGGVYQLAAHLSRQMDIRSSTTHIHLVTSHIYSMPQCFLDIPSTQTLLVNPENGQKYRRGKQFFLYEYGSMELPYLYHKLKLILDINEMKSISENQKYFLYLAIPSSLAEELNDVFHNRTTALIKHTQIAVFYPHLSLEAPPKLLGQHLCGINTDPDETQDTCPIYALDDERNPYSVTRILKEFSSLVHQLGLVLYRVDVRKRIK; encoded by the exons ATGcattcaaaatcaatcaaaCCGAAAGATTCATCGCTGGTTTCGTACTACATCCTGTGTTTTCTGCGAGTAGTGCTAGTGTTTGTACCGCAGGTTGGCTACATTCATCCGGATGAATTTTTCCAATCTTTAGAAGTTATGGCAG GAGACGAATACGGTCTGGAAGTCACTCGCACATGGGAATTTAACAGAACCTTTCCGATTCGATCAATAACGATACCGTATTTTGGAATGAAACTTCCGTTCAGTGCGCTTCGATTTGTTTCGATGTACAGCAGATATTACTTCGATGTGAATCTTAGAGGAAGCTACGTTACGCTTGTATTCCCACGACTTTTGATGGTTTTACTTTCGTTTGTTAATGATTGGAGTCTTCGAAAAATATGCGCTGCTTATGGATTGCAAAATCAGTTCCGCCTTCTAACACTGGCCAGCTCCTACGTGGTATTGGTTTACTCCACCAGGACATTCACTAACTCGATCGAAATGGCCATTTGTTCAGTACTGCTGTACATTGTAAGTGATTGCATGATACATTCCAATACGGTAATTTATCAGCGCGAATTTTTGGAGGAACAATATCTAAAAGCGAGAAATAACATTGAAAAGGTCAAGTTATTCAAACTGAGGATGTCTCTTCCATCGCATTCACTCAATAAATGCTTCCTCGTGGCGACACTCTGCGTTGCAGGAGTTTTCAATCGACCTACGTTCTTTCTCTTCGGTACGCCACTAGTATTTCACTGGTTGCTGCGAGGGATGGGCACGACAATGGTTTCCTTCACCGATTTCAATATAAGGATGATAGCCTTAGTCTTGTCGGCCATTCCGACATTGATATTTTTCATCGTGGTGGATTCTCTGTACTACGGATATCTAACACCAGCTGAGCTGGAGCATTTGGATGTCGGTATAAATAATTTTGTTGTGACACCTTTAAATTTTATACGATACAATATCAATCCGGAAAACACCAACCAGCACGGGGTTCATCCGTACTACCTGCATCTGCTTGTCAACATTCCCATCCTGTTCGGCATCCTCGGGGTGATTGCAGTTCTGTCCTTTGCAAAGATGATATACAG atttgcctCAAACGAACTGGCCAACTTGCCCAGAGCACAGTCATTTGTGGGACTAATTCTATCGACCATCTTTTTCCCAATTCTTATGCTTTCTACCATTAATCACCAAGAACCACGGTTTCTGCTTCCAATAACACTGCCACTTATCCTTCTACATGCTCAGAAACTCCAGACTGGTTTCTGCAGTTCTTACCCTTTTAAAAAACGTTCATGGCTGAAGGACTTACTTTACGACTACGTTCTGTGTTCCAGAGCAAGTTCACGCTATTTGTTACAAGTCTGGTATTTGACTAATCTGGCCCTAACTTTGTTTTACGGTTTCATACACCAGGGCGGTGTATATCAGCTTGCTGCTCACCTAAGCCGACAAATGGATATTCGATCCTCAACAACTCATATCCATCTAGTCACTAGTCACATTTACAGTATGCCGCAGTGTTTTCTCGATATACCGAGCACACAGACTCTGTTAGTAAACCCGGAGAACGGTCAGAAGTATCGCAGAGGAAAACAGTTTTTTCTTTACGAATATGGCAGCATGGAATTACCGTATCTCTACCACAAGCTTAAGCTTATTTTAgatataaatgaaatgaaatctatcagtgaaaatcaaaaatactTCCTGTATCTTGCCATCCCGTCTAGTTTGGCCGAGGAACTGAACGATGTGTTCCACAACCGCACAACTGCTCTTATAAAGCATACGCAGATAGCCGTGTTTTATCCACATCTATCGTTGGAAGCACCACCCAAACTGCTGGGTCAACATCTGTGTGGAATTAATACAGACCCAGACGAGACGCAGGATACCTGTCCGATATACGCCTTGGACGACGAGCGAAATCCATATTCCGTGACACGTATCTTGAAAGAATTTTCCTCACTGGTGCACCAGCTCGGTCTTGTTCTGTACCGGGTCGACGTTCGgaaaagaataaaataa